Below is a genomic region from Phycobacter azelaicus.
GGCGCCTCAGGGTTTTCCCGGCGCAGACGGCGGATTTCCTGACGCGCCTTGCGCACGGCCTCGGCGGTCACCGCACAGGTGTTCACCACCACCGCGTTTTCCAACCCCGCCGCGCGTGACAACTCTTTCATCGCCTCGGTTTCATAGGCGTTCAGGCGGCAACCCAATGTGGTGAACTTGGGCGCTGTCATCCTAGCGACTCCAGGAATTCGGCGGTGAAGGTGCCGCTGAAGACATGCATCGTCGGACCGGTCATCCAGACACCATCCTCGCGCCAGTCAATTCGGAGGGTTCCACCATCAAGGTCAATGCGCACCATTCGCCCTGTGAGCCCCCGGCGGGCCGCTGCAACAGCCGTGGCGCAGGAGGACGACCCAGAAGCCAGCGTCACACCAACGCCGCGCTCCCACACCCGCATGCGGATGTGATCGGGGCCGACGATATGGGCCACCTGCACGTTGGTGCGCTCAGGGTAGAGTGGGTGGTGTTCATAGCGAGGCCCGAAGTCTTCAAGCGGGATCAGATCGGCGTCCTCGACAAAAAAGGTACAATGGGGATTGCCCATACCGGTGGCTGTCGGCGCACCCTCGATGGGCAGTTCCAACGTGTCCATCTCTTCGGCAAGCGGAATCTCCTGCCAATCGAGCTGCGGCTGCCCCATGTTGACCGAGGTCAGCCCCTCGCCCACGTCCCGTGCATAAAGATCACCGCGATCGGTGGTCAGATGCAGCGCATCCTTGCCGCTCTCGTTCATCAGGTGACGGGCGATGCAGCGCGTGGCATTGCCGCAGGCCGCCGAGGTAGAGCCATCGGCATTGTAGAAGGTCAGATGCGCATCCCCGGCACCGTTTGAAATCACCGCGAGCTGATCGAATCCCACCCCGAATTGCCGATGGCCGATTCCCTTCGCCAGCGCTGGCGTGATCGCAATATCCTGCACGCGCGCGTCAACAACGACAAAGTCATTGCCCAGCCCGTGCATCTTCATGAAAGGGAATCCGGTATGATCTGATATGCTCATGGCGGGCATATAGACCCCGCGTGGAAATGAATCCAGTCTTGCGCGGATAAACTTGAAAAAAGGGGGTTGACCCCCCGCGCTACTCCCCCTAGATACGCCGCCTATCGGGGCAGTATGGAAGTCAGATCCAAGCTGAGACGATGCGAAATAAGCGCTTGATCCCTAGGGATGTTTTCGCTTAGACCGCGAAAAGGAAGTGGGCCGTTAGCTCAGTTGGTAGAGCAACTGACTTTTAATCAGTGGGTCGCAGGTTCGAATCCTGCACGGCTCACCACTTTCCCAAAAAACCGGATAGAAAACAGGCCGTTGCAGTGAAGCCGTGGCCTCATTTGTTATCTGTTACTGAGCCCTCATGTGGTCACGTGGCAGGTCCGGGTTGGCTCTGT
It encodes:
- the dapF gene encoding diaminopimelate epimerase, giving the protein MPAMSISDHTGFPFMKMHGLGNDFVVVDARVQDIAITPALAKGIGHRQFGVGFDQLAVISNGAGDAHLTFYNADGSTSAACGNATRCIARHLMNESGKDALHLTTDRGDLYARDVGEGLTSVNMGQPQLDWQEIPLAEEMDTLELPIEGAPTATGMGNPHCTFFVEDADLIPLEDFGPRYEHHPLYPERTNVQVAHIVGPDHIRMRVWERGVGVTLASGSSSCATAVAAARRGLTGRMVRIDLDGGTLRIDWREDGVWMTGPTMHVFSGTFTAEFLESLG